CCATTAGATGCACTTTACGCCCGTATTGCTTTTGAACAACACTGCGCTCTTCCCGTTCAGCTTGGATGCCAGCTTACCGAACAGGGTTATTTACAGGTAGACAATTTTCAAAGAACAACCATTCCCGGCGTTTTTGCATGCGGAGACAACTCCAGTTTTATGCGTGCCGTATCAGCCGCGGTAGCTTCCGGAACAATGGCGGGAGCAATGATCAATAGAGAAATGGTAGACGACAGGGGTTAGTTCACGGCGCCGTGAACGACGGTAAAATAAAAAAGCATGGACTTCATATCCCATACCGACGAGTCGGGGTAGAAGATCTCGAGCCCCATGAAAAAACTATCCGGCAGCCTGGGGTCTGTAACCTTTACTATACTGTTCACCATATCCTGGAGAAGGGGTTTGAGACGTTTTGTTCTGAAATAGAGTGAATCGGCCGGGAAAAGGGTTTCGTCGTAAAAGGCAAGGGATAAGGTATCACGTTTTGAGCTTACCGTTGAGGTAATACCCTGATGAGCAAGGTAGCTATTGGCTTGAAGGAGTGTCAGGTCCTGGAATATCGGGAAGTCGATAACAGGCTGTGCAGGTTGGTTGTCTTTATAGCAACCGGTAGTAATAACAGCTGTCAATAGGCCTACCAGCAGCATTCTCAAAGGCTTCATAGTGAGTCTCGCTTTTTTGTTAGCTCGCAGCCGCTCTCTTCACTTACAGAGAATCAACGCACAGGATCTGTGTTTTTTCATAAGGGTTATTCTCAGCAAACCAATCTTCTCCCGGCAGCTTAAATTTTTATTAAATACGTCTGCAAATTAGAACTTTTTATGAATAATTATCATAATACTTCCGCGTTGCAACAGCGAAAGAAATCCTAATCTTTTCAGCACCGTATTTACGCGTTAGCTATTATGCACAGATATATATATATTTCAGTATAGTCAAACATTTTATCACTCTTTCGCCCGTTGCATATCCGTTCACCCCTTTTCCATAGTATTAAAAAAAGCTTATAGAAACAGCTTAATTAAGGGATAGCAAGCCGACATCTACTTATCCAGCCACTGTTTAAACAAGGGGACTTTTTCCCGGCTTACCACTACTTCCCTGCCGGGTTCGCGTTTTAGTACCACGCGTAATTTATTCGAGGAATATTGTTGTATGCTGTTTATACTGCCAACGTGTATGATGTGCTGGCGGTTCACCCTGAAAAAATCATCGGGATCCAACTTTTCTTCAAGTTCGTCCATGGTAAGTCCCACTCTTATCTGTTCACCATCTTTTAATACCAGATGGGCTATGGTGAAGGCATAGTAAATAAAAGTCGACATCGGCAGCCAGCACAGTTTTATAGCCATCCCTGAAAGGGATCATAAAACGGGTGCGATAGGTAGCCTGTTTATGATTCAGCAATTCCAGCAGCTGGTGCATGAGCAAGGTTGTGTTGGGCTGCATGCTGTTCGCTTTAACCTTATCGAGTGCCTGTTCTCTTTCTACAGGTTTAAGCAGGTAATCAAGACTATTTACTTTAAATGCCCGCACGGCATACTCATCGTAAGCTGTAGTGAAGATAACCGGGCAAAGCAAGTTCACTTTCTGAAAGATATCGAAGCTCAATCCATCGGCGATGCGAATGTACATCAATACCACATCCGGATGAGGATGTTGTTGAAACCAGGTTACGCTTCCTGCCACTGTATCAAGTGTGGCTATTACATCAATATCAGCATGTATGTCGGCCAGCAATTTTTTCAAACGTGTACATTCGGTTTCTCATCTTCAATGATCACTACCCGCATAATATCTTATTTATAGATCAATCAATGGCAGTTTTACGATGAATTCACCGTCTTCTTTTTCTACAATAACAGTTTCATTAAACAGCAAAGTATATCGTTTCTGAATATTATCCAATCCGAGGCGGGTTGACGGCAGCATATGCGGTATCAGCTGAATGTTATTACGTACTACCAGTTTATCGACACCATCGTCACCTATCCTTATGCGTAAACAAAGGCTGTCCTGCAGTAACAAACCTGCCTTCTTCTACAAAGATCTTTTCAAGATAACCACTAACCTGGGGGCGGAGATCTACGTTTTCCGTACCTTCCAACAAAGCCGCATAATCACGGATGGTTAAAGCAGTAGTTGTATCGAGCGTCATCACCGGTAATTCCGGGGTTGGCATTACAGCCAAAGCCTCATCGCTTCCGCCGCCCGAACGACAACTGCTTACTACACTCCATACAAAAACAACCAAGGATAATACGGGTATTCTATTGTTGCTCATCCAAAATTTGCCGCCAGGCTTTATTTTACTTACGGACAGGCAAATGTGCATTAGCAGTATTCAGCTCAAATCCTAAAACCAATGAACCGGAAAAAATCGGGACTGAACCGAAATCTCCGGCCAGTTAAAAGCATGACAATGCTTGTGAGCCATTAAAATGCAGGTTTTCAATAGAAAGAAGACAAACAACTTACATACGCTTTAAAGCCATTCTCAACAAAGGATAGGCTTTGCCCTGGTCATCAAGCGCAGACCGTTCATATGGTTCAAAGCCCAGCTTATTGTAAAATGCCAGCGCTTTTTTGTTCTGCTCATTTACATCCACTTTACAGGCGCCCAGTTGTTCTATAGCAAAATGCATGAGCCATTTGCCTAACCCCAGCCCTATGCAATCAGGTGATAAAAACAACATCTCCACTTTATCAGTTGCTACGCCAATAAATCCAACTACACTGTTGTTGTATAACAGGCAATAGACCTGCAAAGCGTAAAAATCAATTTCTTTTACAAAGGACTTAATTTCCTGCAAATCTTCTTCGAGCAGGAAATCATGCGTAGTCCGTACCGATTGCTCCCAAACACTTACCATCTGGTCTCTGAAAACCTCCTGGTAAGGCGCTATTTGAAAATCTTCGCTCTTCATATCTTCCTCCTATCTTTTAAATTTCATGCACCGGCTGTAAATGAATGAGCCATAACCGGGGATATCCATGGTTATGGCTCATTCTATTTAAACACCTTAGAATATTTTACCGGCTGACAAATAATTCCTCACATAGTCATCAACCCCCTCTTCAAGAGAATAAAATGGCTTGTGGTATCCTGCTTCCTTCAGCTTATTCATATTGGCTTCGGTAAAGTACTGGTATTTATCACGGATATCTTCAGGCATATCGATGAACTGAATATTGGGTTCTTTATCAACGCCGGCAAACGTTGCTTTTACCAGGTCGATAAAAGAGCGCGCTGTACCTGTGCCCAGGTTATACAAGCCGGATGCGGGTTTACCGGCGGTATCAGCCTCCTGCTGTTGCATCAGCCAATACATGACCTTCACCACATCCTTTACGTAAACGAAGTCGCGCAGTTGCTCGCCATCGTTAAAGCCATCTTTGTGGCTGCGGAACAGCTTAACCAAACCGGTATCCCTGATCTGGTTAAAGGAATGAAATATAACGCTGGCCATACGAGCTTTATGATATTCATTAGGGCCATATACATTAAAGAACTTGAGACCTGCCCAGAAGGGGGGCTGTTGAGTTTGTTGTAACGCCCATTTGTCGAATTCATTTTTGCTTATACCGTAAGGATTCAATGGCTGGAGCTGTTTCACCACTTCATGATCATCGTTATACCCCAGTTCACCATTGCCATAGGTTGCAGCCGAAGAAGCATATACCAGTGGAATTTGCCTGGCAGTACAATATTCCCACATCTTCTGAGAATACTGCACATTTAGCTCTTCGTGTATAGCGTAATCGAATTCGGTTGTATCGGTACGTGCGCCCAGGTGAAACACAATAGAAATTTCAGGTTGTTCTTTTTCAAGCCATTCGAAAAAAGACTGACGTTCTACAGTTCTGATATATTCTTTGCCTTCCCAGTTGGCTCTTTTCTTTTCTACTCCGAAATCATCCACCAATATGAGGTTATGGTGTTCGTTTTCGTTCAGAAACTGTACCATACAACTGCCAATAAATCCTGCCGCACCCGTAACAATAATCACCGGTGTATCATTTAAATTGCTCATGCCGCAAACGTAAGAAAAGATGGCAGATGGAAGAATGGCAGGCGGCAGAAAGTTGGGCGCCTTCATCCATTATAATTATTACTATATTTAAAATTTTTCCCCATTTTTTTAAGAAACTAACAGTCATCCGGATATTTTTTTCACCATTTTTGAACTTTAGAGGCGTTTTTTTCGCAATTTTACTATTCGAAATGGCTATTTGTTCCAGAAATATGCTTGTTTTGTCATCGCAAAAAAAAATTTAAACTCTATGTCATTACGATTTCAGGCAATCAATGACCTTACCAACGCAACGAAAGTTGCTGTCCCCAGTACTTCGAAAGTAACTGCCATCTTCGGGGAAAATGTTTTCACCCTTAAAACAGCCCGTTCATTTTTAAGCGATGAAGCTTACAAGAGCTTAGTTGCGAGCATTAAGGGAAGCAAAAAAATTGATCGCGCCGTTGCCAATCAAATCGCTAATGGTCTGAGGGCCTGGGCTGAGAGCAAAGGCGTAACACACTATACACACTGGTTCCAGCCCCTGACTGGTACTACTGCAGAAAAGCATGACTCATTCTTCACCATCAAAGGTGACGGTACGCCTATCGAAGAGTTCGATGGCGGCACCCTTATTCAACAAGAGCCTGATGCGTCTTCTTTCCCTAATGGTGGTATCCGCGCTACTTTTGAAGCACGTGGTTACACTGCGTGGGATCCTTCTTCACCTGCTTTCATCATGGAAATTGGCGAGGGAAAAACTTTATGTATCCCTACCATTTTCGTTTCTTACACCGGTGAACTGCTTGACTACAAAGGACCTTTGCTGAAGGCCCTGGAAGCCATGAACAAGTCTGCTGTGGAAGTAGCCAACTATTTCGATAAAAACGTTACCAAAATAACTGCTACCCTGGGATGGGAACAGGAATATTTCGTTATTGACGAAGCCCTGGCGAATGCCCGTCCAGACCTGGTTCAGTGCGGACGTACCGTATTTGGTGCTTCTCCTGCGAAAGGTCAGCAACTGGAAGACCACTACTTTGGTTCTATTCCTGAGAGAGTGTATGCTTTCATGCGCGATTTCGAAGAAGAGTCGTACAAGCTGGGTATTCCTTTGAGAACGCGTCACAATGAGGTGGCTCCTGCTCAGTTCGAGTGTGCTCCTATCTTCGAAGAAGTTAACATTGCTGTTGACCATAACACCCTGCTGATGGACGTCATGAGCCGTGTGGCTAAACGTCATAAGCTGCGTGTATTACTGCACGAGAAACCATTTGCTGGTATCAACGGTAGCGGTAAACACAACAACTGGAGTATGGCAACCGACACAGGTATAAACCTGCTGGCTCCGGGCAAAACGCCTAAGACCAACCTGATGTTCCTTACTTTCTTTGTTAACACCATTAAAGCGGTTCATGATTATTCTGACCTGTTAAGGGCTGCTATTGCTTCTGCAGGTAACGATCACCGTTTGGGTGCGAACGAAGCGCCTCCTGCTATCATCTCTGTATTCGTTGGTCAGTCGCTTGCAAAAGTGCTTTCCGATATAGAAACAAGAGTTAGTGATAAATTCGACGAACAGGACGAAGCCATTCTGAAACTCGATCTGCACCGCAGCATTCCTGAACTACTGCTGGACAATACCGACCGTAACAGGACTTCTCCTTTTGCGTTTACCGGCAACAAATTCGAGTTCCGTGCTGTAGGTTCCAACGCCAACTGTGCAAACGCTATGACCGTTCTGAACACTATCATGGCTGAAACGCTGAAAACCTTCAAGAAAGATGTTGACGCATTGATCGAAAAAGGCGAGAAGAAAGAGATTGCCATCATGCACATTATTCAGAAGTACATTGTAGAAAGCAAAAAAGTACTGTTTGAAGGTGACGGTTATAGTGAAGAGTGGGCTAAAGAAGCTGAAAAACGTGGTTTACCTAACGTAAAAACCACTCCGCTGGCACTTGACGCGATGATCACTGAAAAGGCTAAGCACCTGTATGAATCAAACGCTGTTTACACACATACAGAGCTTGAAGCGCGTCATGAAATTGAACTTGAGAACTACCTGAAGAAAGTACAGATTGAAGGACGTGTTATGGGAGACCTCGCTCTTAACCACATTCTTCCTGCTGCTATCAAATATCAGACAAGCCTGGCA
The Filimonas effusa genome window above contains:
- a CDS encoding LytR/AlgR family response regulator transcription factor, whose product is MKKLLADIHADIDVIATLDTVAGSVTWFQQHPHPDVVLMYIRIADGLSFDIFQKVNLLCPVIFTTAYDEYAVRAFKVNSLDYLLKPVEREQALDKVKANSMQPNTTLLMHQLLELLNHKQATYRTRFMIPFRDGYKTVLAADVDFYLLCLHHSPSGIKRW
- a CDS encoding LytTR family DNA-binding domain-containing protein, giving the protein MSTFIYYAFTIAHLVLKDGEQIRVGLTMDELEEKLDPDDFFRVNRQHIIHVGSINSIQQYSSNKLRVVLKREPGREVVVSREKVPLFKQWLDK
- a CDS encoding GNAT family N-acetyltransferase; the protein is MKSEDFQIAPYQEVFRDQMVSVWEQSVRTTHDFLLEEDLQEIKSFVKEIDFYALQVYCLLYNNSVVGFIGVATDKVEMLFLSPDCIGLGLGKWLMHFAIEQLGACKVDVNEQNKKALAFYNKLGFEPYERSALDDQGKAYPLLRMALKRM
- a CDS encoding biotin/lipoyl-binding protein: MSNNRIPVLSLVVFVWSVVSSCRSGGGSDEALAVMPTPELPVMTLDTTTALTIRDYAALLEGTENVDLRPQVSGYLEKIFVEEGRFVTAGQPLFTHKDR
- a CDS encoding glutamine synthetase III family protein, whose product is MSLRFQAINDLTNATKVAVPSTSKVTAIFGENVFTLKTARSFLSDEAYKSLVASIKGSKKIDRAVANQIANGLRAWAESKGVTHYTHWFQPLTGTTAEKHDSFFTIKGDGTPIEEFDGGTLIQQEPDASSFPNGGIRATFEARGYTAWDPSSPAFIMEIGEGKTLCIPTIFVSYTGELLDYKGPLLKALEAMNKSAVEVANYFDKNVTKITATLGWEQEYFVIDEALANARPDLVQCGRTVFGASPAKGQQLEDHYFGSIPERVYAFMRDFEEESYKLGIPLRTRHNEVAPAQFECAPIFEEVNIAVDHNTLLMDVMSRVAKRHKLRVLLHEKPFAGINGSGKHNNWSMATDTGINLLAPGKTPKTNLMFLTFFVNTIKAVHDYSDLLRAAIASAGNDHRLGANEAPPAIISVFVGQSLAKVLSDIETRVSDKFDEQDEAILKLDLHRSIPELLLDNTDRNRTSPFAFTGNKFEFRAVGSNANCANAMTVLNTIMAETLKTFKKDVDALIEKGEKKEIAIMHIIQKYIVESKKVLFEGDGYSEEWAKEAEKRGLPNVKTTPLALDAMITEKAKHLYESNAVYTHTELEARHEIELENYLKKVQIEGRVMGDLALNHILPAAIKYQTSLATNINSLKAAGLPEAAYATQVELLKEISERVNIIYTKVNEMVEARKAANNLTNTREKAIAYEAEVKAKFFDEIRYHVDKLEHLVSDEDWTLPKYREMLLLR
- the rfaD gene encoding ADP-glyceromanno-heptose 6-epimerase, which codes for MSNLNDTPVIIVTGAAGFIGSCMVQFLNENEHHNLILVDDFGVEKKRANWEGKEYIRTVERQSFFEWLEKEQPEISIVFHLGARTDTTEFDYAIHEELNVQYSQKMWEYCTARQIPLVYASSAATYGNGELGYNDDHEVVKQLQPLNPYGISKNEFDKWALQQTQQPPFWAGLKFFNVYGPNEYHKARMASVIFHSFNQIRDTGLVKLFRSHKDGFNDGEQLRDFVYVKDVVKVMYWLMQQQEADTAGKPASGLYNLGTGTARSFIDLVKATFAGVDKEPNIQFIDMPEDIRDKYQYFTEANMNKLKEAGYHKPFYSLEEGVDDYVRNYLSAGKIF